CGGGCCCTGCGCAGCCCTCCGTCGAGGAAGACCTCCGGCGCGTCCGTTGCACAACAGCGGACCACGCGAGCCCACTTCGACGGCACGGCCGAACACGGCCATCCCGACGCATGCCAGGGCATCGCGAGACCCTCGTCGCTCGACCGAAGGCTCACCATGACTCAAGCGCGTTGCCCGCCACCCCGCCTTGCCCTCCAGGCATTGCATCTCACGGCACTTCTCATCCTTCTCGTCACACCACCCGTCCTTGCCTCGGAGCCCACGCGACCGTTGTCCCAGGCCGACGCAGGCCCCACGGCTGCCCCCATGGCCTGCAATGGTTGCGAGCCGTTCCCCGACCCCTTCCCCGAATGCACTCCGGAGGTCTGTGACGGCGTCGACAACGACTGCGACGGGCTCACCGACGAAGGACTGATTCTCACCCTCTACCGTGACGCAGACGGTGACGGAAAGGGCGCGGGCGTCGGGAAAGCAGCCTGTGCCCAGTCTGGCTGGGTCAGCAACAACAGCGACTGCGACGACAACAACGCCTCCATCTGGCAGTGGCGGAGATATTACCGCGATGCGGATGGCGATGGTTTTGGATTGCCGTCGACCTGGAGGGACTCCTGCGGCCAGCCCTCGGGCTACGTGACGGATGCGACCGACTGCAATGACGCCTCGTCCGCCGTCAAGCCGGGCGTCGTGAAGTCCTGTGGCATCGGAGCCTGCGCGGCCAGCGTCCAGGCCTGCATCAATGGAGTCGAGCAGGTCTGTACGCCCCGGCTTCCCACCGAGGAGGTCTGCGACCAGATCGACAACAACTGCAATGGCCAGGTGGATGACCTTCCTCCGGTCTCTTGTGGTGTTGGATTCTGTCGGCGCACGGTGCCTGCATGCGCCACCCTCTGCGAATTGGAAGAGCGCCATGATGGGAAGCCCCCCGTTGAGGTCTGCACCTGGAGATCCAACTACTGCGTCGCGGGCTCCCCCAAGCCCGCTGAGAGCTGCAATGGGGTTGACGACAACTGCAATGGAATGACGGACGAGGGCGTGCAACTCACGTTCTACCGTGACGAGGATGGCGACGGCTTCGGCGCCGCGAGCGCCCCCATTGGCAGTGGCTGCAGCGTCCCTTCTGGGGCGTCCCTGAACAGCCAGGACTGCAACGACAAGAACGCCGCGGTTCACCCGTCGGCCCAGAAGACCTGCGGTGTCGGCGCATGCGCGAACAGCGTCCCGGCATGCCGCAATGGAGTCGAACAGTCCTGCACGCCCTTGCCTCCTGAGGGAGAGCGGTGCGACTCCATCGACAACGACTGTAATGGCCAGGTGGACGACGTCCCCCCGAGGACCTGCGGTGTAGGGGCTTGCGCGCGCAGTGTTCCCACCTGCACCACGGAGTGCTGGATGGAGCCCAGCCGTGACGGAAAGCCCCCTCGAGAAGTGTGCGAATGGGGAGACTACGGCACGTGCATTCCCGGCCCCCCCGTCCCAGAAGTCTGCGCCAACGGCATCGACGAAGACTGCAATGGGCTGGCTGATGATTCGACCCAGCCGAATGCATGGCTCGACTTCTATGCCGACCAGGATCAAGACGGCTATGGAGCCACCTGGATGAGCACAAGGGCGTGCCGCCAGCCCAATTACATGACCAGGCTTGGGGGCGACTGTGATGACACCCGGTCCACCGTAAGGCCCGGCGCCGCGGAAGTCTGTGACGGCATCGACAACAACTGCAACGCAAACATCGATGAAGCGGGCATCTGCGAACAGTCGCGGTGCCAGTAACACGAGTCCATTGACTGCAGCCCCAGGCGGAAGCCCTCCGTCCTGCTCGGAGTCCATTGCCATCATGAGTCCAGAAAAATCCCATCATCATTCCTCGTTGCGCAGGTTCGTCGTCGCGCACGTCATGCTCTTTGTCTATGGAGCCCAGCTCGTCAGCTGCGCGCCATCCAGTCCTCGGGAGCAGGAGGAAGAGCACACCACGCAACTCACCAAGGCGCTGGGTGCGGCCCAGAGCATTCCCTTTGAACTGAGGCAGGACACGATTCTCGCTACGGGGCCGGCGGGGCAGTCGACGCCAGGGGCCATCCCGTTCTCGGCGGACGTCACGGCCAGCGGGTCAGCCGCGGTGTCCATCCCCCTCTGGGTTCCTCCCGGTCGAGCGGGAATCCAGCCTTCTCTCTCCATCGTCTACGACAGTCAGGGAAGCGACGGCATTCTTGGCCCGGGATTCAACCTCGCGGGGCTGTCGCAGATCACACGCTGCCCCAATTCTTTTGCGAGAGATGGAAAGCTCCACCCTGTCGAACTATCCCTCACAATCTATTTCCCCGAACTCAACCATTACTCGAGGGCCTACTGTCTGGATGGAATGAGGCTCGTACCCTCGTCGTCTGGACAAAATCACTTCAAGACCGAGCAGGACACTTACGCATCCATTCGCATCCCCCCAGGCAACAGCCCCATCGACCCGGGCACATTCGAAGTCCGAGGGAAGGACGGGCTGATCCGCACCTATGGTCGCGGCACGGGAGCGAGAAACGATGCCCTCCTTCGCCGTCAGCGGACGAACGTCTACGACTCCAACAGCAACACCTGGACCGAGGTTCCGGAGTCACCCGTCATCGCCTGGGCTCTTTCCTCTGTCGAAGACCCGTTCGGGAACCGCATGGAGATCTTCTATGCACAAGCTCCCGCTGAGGCGAACACTGCTCTCTGGCATCGTCCAGTTCGAATCGTCTACACCCAGTTCCGCAACGCGTCCGGCATCATCGAGCCAGGGCACCGGGAAGTTACGTTCGAGTATGAAGACCGGTCAGATGCGTTCTCGGGGTACTTGAGCGGCGTTCAAGTTGGCCGCGACTTCAGACTCTCGCGAATCAACATGAAAGGGCCAGGGCTCGCTCCGGGGGAGAGTGCCCTCTCGACGGTCCTGCTGCGCTACTACGACTTCGACTACATCGAAGGGGCTGTCAGCAAGCGCAGTCTCCTGACGACACTGCGCGAGTGTGACGGCAACAGCATCTGCAAGCCGCCTTTGCACTTCGAATGGGAGCAAGGCTCCTGGGAGTTCAAGACTTCCCCTGCCACGAATGTCAGCGATGCCGCGGCTGGAGCGGGGCTCAACTCTTTTGGCTTGGGGGCTGGGCGCCGGGGTGTCGCCTATTTCGCTCGTTCCGAGCGACTCCAGAAGCGGGATCGGCACTATCCATCCGAGCAATATCCTCTCACGGACTACACGGAAGAGAATTGGCAGGACATCATGCGGGTTCTTCGGTTCCCGGATGCAGCGTCTCCCACACTTGAGGCATCTGACTCCGTTGGCGCCGCACTGTGGTTCCCCTGGTTCAATATCGAAGGCAACGTCATCTTCGAAGGTGGAGGAGATGGCGACTACTGCGGCAAGAGACACGAGCAAGGTCTCTTTCCCATGGTGACGGACTGGGATGGATTCGGAAAGTCTTCAGTGACGGCTCTCTCGTGCTTCTGGGAGGTCCCAAGAGGCGGCCAGTACCCCGCGCCGATGTACGGCTATGTCCACAAAGAAGCAGGGGTCACGGAGATCGCCGGCTCAGAGCCCAACTCCCAATATTGGCTCGACGTCGACGGGGACGTGAGAAACGACCGAGTCTGGATGGGACGACACGAGGATCGGCTTCCCTCGCCTCTGAACAGTATTCAAGTCTTCCCCGCGACCAAGCGCATCACCAAGCTGACTCCTGCCGGATTCTTCTTGCCTTCTCGCTTCGGCGTCCGCGCAGTGGACCTCGATGGCAGCGGAAAGATGAGTCTCCTCGGCGTCGGACTCAACGGGGACGGCCTTCTCGATGCGCTCTCCTATTCCGAGTTCTCTGACGACAATCCCAACGAAGCTGAAATGAAGGTCATCAAGACCAGAATCAAGGAGCCTCCGCAGCGCCCTCCATTCTTCGAGTCGACGCGAGCCTTCACGTTCGACTTCATTGACGTCAATGGAGATGGACTGAGCGATGCCGTCACGCTTGGCGACATGTACGTGACCGATACAGCGCCAGAGCTTTGGGTCCAACTCAACTCGGGGAGCGGGTTCAAGTCCGTCCGGAAAACCGTGCTCTCCAGCGACCTCGCTACCAGGCTGGAGGGCGCCAAGACTGAACACGGTGACTTCGACGGTGACGGGCGCATCGACCTGGCCATCTTCAAGCGAAACACCCCTGTCAAACTGTGGCTGGCGGGTCCGAAGGGAGAGTTCTCCCGTTTCGAAGAACTGGCCTCCGTGCCCAGCGGGGACAACCTCGAATGGGCCCAGGTCGTCGATGTGAACAACGATGGCCTGCTGGATTTCACCTACAGGCAGGGCAACGAGCTTCGCGTCGCGCTGCGGAGCCACTCGACGGATGCCCTCAAGGCCGTCAGATTCAATCGAGACGCCAGTTACTCCTTTACCTACACCCCTCTGTCACAGAAAAACCCTCTCGGCAGCGCTCCTCCTATCGAGCCGTTCTACTCGAGTTCCTACATCGAGGATGCCCAGAAGCCCTGGCTCCGCCTGGCACCTGAGTCGATGCGGGTCGTCTCCAG
The Myxococcus fulvus DNA segment above includes these coding regions:
- a CDS encoding putative metal-binding motif-containing protein, whose amino-acid sequence is MACNGCEPFPDPFPECTPEVCDGVDNDCDGLTDEGLILTLYRDADGDGKGAGVGKAACAQSGWVSNNSDCDDNNASIWQWRRYYRDADGDGFGLPSTWRDSCGQPSGYVTDATDCNDASSAVKPGVVKSCGIGACAASVQACINGVEQVCTPRLPTEEVCDQIDNNCNGQVDDLPPVSCGVGFCRRTVPACATLCELEERHDGKPPVEVCTWRSNYCVAGSPKPAESCNGVDDNCNGMTDEGVQLTFYRDEDGDGFGAASAPIGSGCSVPSGASLNSQDCNDKNAAVHPSAQKTCGVGACANSVPACRNGVEQSCTPLPPEGERCDSIDNDCNGQVDDVPPRTCGVGACARSVPTCTTECWMEPSRDGKPPREVCEWGDYGTCIPGPPVPEVCANGIDEDCNGLADDSTQPNAWLDFYADQDQDGYGATWMSTRACRQPNYMTRLGGDCDDTRSTVRPGAAEVCDGIDNNCNANIDEAGICEQSRCQ